The proteins below come from a single Leptospiraceae bacterium genomic window:
- a CDS encoding class I SAM-dependent methyltransferase, whose amino-acid sequence MSKKYQHIKTYHNDIALKLAHKMFGLEHLHYGYFDKNTKPVLENLGKAQNAYVEKLLEMIPKGVKTILDVGCGTGGVAKQLIAKGYEVTCIAPDPYLIEKTLENTGGKVKTYTDLYENIQDFAPESFDLILMSESCQYIKPDPGWIQNKKVLKKGGHYLVADFFKIRPIDNPTVSKSGQPLDNFLERAEKANFNLLKQIDITPNVSPTMDIYQEILNVRLFPLLEAANEFMQRRIPLIHKLFSFFLKEKITLLVERYKTQDAQNWIKYKGYFIFLFQKNS is encoded by the coding sequence GTGAGTAAAAAATACCAACATATTAAAACCTATCATAACGATATCGCGCTCAAATTAGCCCACAAGATGTTTGGCTTAGAGCATCTACACTACGGTTATTTCGATAAAAATACAAAACCTGTCCTAGAGAATCTTGGAAAAGCACAAAATGCGTACGTGGAAAAACTTCTGGAAATGATCCCTAAAGGTGTAAAAACAATTTTGGACGTAGGATGTGGAACCGGCGGCGTTGCTAAACAATTAATTGCTAAAGGATACGAAGTAACTTGCATTGCACCAGATCCATATTTGATAGAAAAAACTTTGGAGAACACTGGCGGAAAAGTAAAAACTTATACTGATTTGTATGAGAATATTCAAGATTTTGCACCGGAGTCTTTTGATTTAATTCTAATGTCTGAATCCTGTCAGTATATAAAGCCTGATCCAGGTTGGATACAAAATAAGAAAGTTTTGAAAAAGGGTGGGCACTATCTAGTAGCCGATTTTTTCAAAATTCGTCCGATTGATAACCCTACAGTAAGTAAATCTGGACAACCTTTGGATAATTTTTTAGAGCGTGCTGAAAAGGCTAATTTTAACCTTTTAAAACAAATAGATATTACTCCTAACGTTTCTCCTACAATGGATATCTATCAGGAGATACTCAACGTTAGACTCTTTCCACTTTTGGAAGCCGCAAATGAGTTTATGCAAAGAAGAATTCCCTTGATTCATAAACTATTTAGTTTTTTTCTTAAAGAGAAAATCACTCTTTTAGTAGAAAGATACAAAACACAGGATGCACAGAATTGGATTAAGTATAAAGGGTATTTTATTTTCTTATTTCAAAAGAACTCGTAG
- a CDS encoding TetR/AcrR family transcriptional regulator, with amino-acid sequence MIKKAKSTSYHHGDLKKALTEAGVTILAEEGIKNLSLREAARRAGVSHTAPYRHFEDKDALLAAIAEEGFNRLILKLEEGIAKHPTNPLQRHYAIGEAYVQFAIENPNHLQVMFGNVLEDYKKYSNLKQVSEKSFSLLVETIKDCQKAGIVKKTNALQLALVAWSAIHGLSMLAIEKRNKWISENNSRIIKILGDVLFNGMKA; translated from the coding sequence ATGATAAAAAAAGCTAAATCAACTTCCTATCACCATGGTGATCTTAAAAAAGCCTTAACTGAAGCCGGTGTTACAATACTAGCAGAAGAAGGAATTAAAAATCTGAGCCTAAGAGAAGCGGCTAGACGTGCGGGAGTAAGTCATACAGCTCCCTATAGACATTTTGAAGACAAAGATGCGTTACTCGCAGCAATAGCGGAAGAAGGATTTAATAGATTGATTTTGAAATTGGAAGAGGGAATTGCAAAACATCCAACCAATCCACTGCAACGACATTACGCAATTGGAGAGGCTTATGTACAGTTTGCGATAGAAAACCCAAACCATCTACAGGTAATGTTTGGAAATGTATTGGAAGACTACAAAAAATACTCAAATTTAAAACAAGTTTCTGAAAAATCTTTTAGTCTTCTAGTTGAAACAATCAAAGACTGCCAAAAAGCAGGAATCGTGAAAAAGACAAACGCGCTACAACTTGCTCTAGTAGCTTGGTCAGCTATTCACGGATTATCTATGTTAGCCATTGAAAAACGAAATAAATGGATTTCAGAAAACAACTCCCGAATTATAAAAATTCTAGGAGATGTTTTATTTAATGGAATGAAAGCGTAG
- a CDS encoding NAD(P)/FAD-dependent oxidoreductase, producing MEKQTHFDVIVIGSGMGALTTASILARLKNKKVLVLEKHFKLGGFTHTFKREGKFLWDVGIHYVGDMGKGEMLRKLFDIVTEGNVDWMQMTDPFERFVYPEITFDQYSTEDKFRFDLISKFPSEKTAIENYFSDVKTFSAWATRNFTLKAKPAILDSQSSSFKLNGAKSPLITTKEYMDTNFKDPILKAVLVSQWGDYGLPPSESAFYMHAGLVVHYLKGGYYPVGGSGKIAESVKPIIERNGGEMHIFSEVTEIIMQDGKAVGVKVNQTKGKSILEKEFFAPVIVSDAGVYNTYTKLIPKSVEIPFRESVSNFVTGASSVTLYLGFKENPAKLGFKGENYWIYNSIDHEKNFAEKDNLLLGSPTACYASFPSLKDPLAESFTGEVISFVNYEPFAKWKNGEWKNRGTEYKELKERITEGMLNFMERHFPGYKDLVEYKELSTPLTNEYFTDHKAGTIYGIPCTPERYTKDWMGVKTPIENIFITGADACSPGISGALMGGYAAATIILGYNSMMGVMKDASKL from the coding sequence ATGGAAAAACAAACTCATTTTGATGTAATTGTAATTGGTTCAGGTATGGGCGCACTCACTACGGCGAGTATTTTAGCTCGTTTGAAAAACAAAAAAGTTTTAGTTTTAGAAAAACATTTTAAGTTGGGAGGATTTACGCATACATTCAAAAGAGAAGGAAAATTTCTATGGGATGTCGGAATTCATTATGTGGGTGATATGGGAAAAGGGGAAATGCTCCGGAAATTATTTGATATCGTCACCGAAGGAAATGTGGATTGGATGCAAATGACCGATCCATTCGAGCGTTTTGTTTACCCAGAAATAACTTTCGACCAATACAGTACGGAAGACAAATTTCGTTTCGATTTAATTAGTAAATTTCCTTCTGAAAAAACTGCTATCGAGAATTATTTTTCCGATGTAAAAACTTTTTCTGCTTGGGCTACTCGTAATTTTACGCTCAAGGCAAAACCAGCAATTTTAGATTCCCAATCCAGTAGTTTTAAATTGAATGGGGCAAAGAGTCCATTAATCACAACCAAAGAATATATGGATACAAACTTCAAAGATCCAATTTTAAAAGCTGTTTTAGTTTCTCAATGGGGTGACTATGGATTACCCCCTTCCGAGAGTGCTTTTTATATGCATGCAGGATTAGTCGTTCATTATCTGAAGGGGGGATACTATCCTGTAGGCGGATCTGGAAAAATTGCAGAAAGTGTAAAACCTATCATTGAAAGAAATGGAGGGGAAATGCATATTTTCAGTGAGGTAACCGAAATCATCATGCAAGATGGAAAAGCAGTTGGCGTAAAAGTCAACCAAACAAAGGGTAAAAGTATTTTAGAAAAAGAATTTTTTGCTCCTGTTATTGTATCAGATGCTGGCGTCTACAACACGTATACCAAACTCATTCCAAAATCAGTTGAAATTCCATTTCGAGAAAGTGTATCCAATTTTGTAACGGGTGCAAGTAGTGTTACCCTCTACTTAGGTTTCAAAGAAAATCCTGCCAAATTAGGATTCAAAGGTGAAAATTATTGGATTTATAATTCTATTGACCACGAAAAGAATTTTGCGGAAAAAGATAATTTGCTTCTTGGAAGTCCTACTGCTTGTTATGCATCCTTTCCTTCTTTGAAAGATCCTTTGGCAGAATCATTTACTGGAGAAGTGATTAGTTTTGTAAATTACGAACCATTTGCAAAGTGGAAAAATGGAGAGTGGAAAAATAGAGGAACAGAATACAAAGAATTAAAAGAGAGAATAACAGAGGGTATGCTCAATTTTATGGAAAGGCATTTTCCTGGATACAAAGATTTGGTAGAATATAAAGAGCTTTCTACTCCTCTTACCAATGAATACTTTACCGATCACAAAGCTGGAACGATATATGGAATACCGTGCACACCCGAAAGATATACAAAAGATTGGATGGGCGTCAAAACTCCAATTGAAAATATATTCATCACTGGGGCAGATGCGTGTTCACCCGGAATTTCTGGTGCGCTCATGGGTGGTTATGCTGCAGCCACTATCATACTAGGTTACAATAGTATGATGGGCGTAATGAAAGATGCATCTAAATTATAG
- a CDS encoding ABC transporter ATP-binding protein — MILRVENLSKTYPPMFLSKKAPLHAVKNVSFEIGKGEIYALLGPNGAGKSTIIKMIAGLITPTAGKIIFNDEQVTKNTVYKNLSAVLEGTRNVYWRLNPLENLHYFANLRGISSTEVKEKASDLLETLEIEGKKKNQSQHLSRGMLQKLALGVALITDPQILLLDEPTLGLDISSSRKIKEKIFNLAKKEGKSVLLTTHQMDLVEELADRVGIIRTGSLVKEGSISDLKSIFKSYIYRIKIKGDFKLPPIWVKTYNAEIKMDQREYTEIEIDCKNKAGMYKILGELENLKKDIISFHRIEEDLEEVFLRVLSNQ, encoded by the coding sequence ATGATTTTAAGAGTAGAAAATCTTTCTAAAACCTATCCACCCATGTTTCTGTCCAAAAAGGCACCTTTGCATGCAGTAAAGAACGTAAGTTTCGAAATCGGTAAAGGAGAAATTTACGCCTTGTTAGGTCCGAATGGGGCAGGAAAGTCTACCATTATAAAAATGATTGCCGGCCTTATTACTCCGACGGCTGGTAAAATTATTTTTAATGATGAACAAGTTACTAAAAATACTGTTTATAAAAATTTGAGTGCAGTGTTAGAGGGTACTCGTAACGTATATTGGAGATTAAACCCTCTCGAAAATTTACATTACTTTGCAAATTTACGTGGAATTTCATCCACCGAAGTTAAAGAAAAAGCTTCCGATCTTTTAGAAACTTTAGAAATAGAAGGTAAGAAAAAAAACCAAAGTCAGCACTTATCTCGTGGGATGTTACAAAAATTGGCTCTCGGTGTTGCATTGATTACCGATCCACAAATTCTATTATTAGATGAACCTACCCTTGGATTAGATATATCAAGCTCACGCAAAATAAAAGAGAAAATTTTTAATTTAGCCAAAAAAGAAGGCAAATCGGTATTACTCACGACTCACCAAATGGATTTAGTTGAGGAGTTAGCAGATAGAGTGGGAATTATTCGAACGGGAAGTCTTGTAAAAGAAGGAAGTATTTCTGATTTAAAATCTATTTTTAAAAGTTATATTTACCGCATTAAAATTAAAGGGGATTTTAAACTTCCTCCGATTTGGGTGAAAACATACAATGCAGAAATCAAAATGGATCAGAGAGAGTATACCGAGATTGAGATTGACTGCAAAAATAAAGCTGGAATGTATAAAATTTTAGGTGAATTAGAAAATCTCAAAAAAGATATTATATCCTTTCATAGAATTGAAGAAGATTTAGAAGAAGTATTTTTAAGGGTGTTGTCAAACCAATGA